In the Nocardia asteroides genome, GCTTCGTGGACGGGCGGCGCAGGCTGCTGGCCGAGATCGCGCCCACCGACACCTCGTTCGGCTGGCCCAAGCGGAACGGTTTCGTGCAGCCGCTGGTCGACGCCGAGCTGCTGGCCGGGCTCGCGCGGTATCCCTCGGTCGAGGTCTCCTGGGACACCGCCATGATCGGGTGCGTCGACACCGGCGCGCACGTCGAGGTCTCGCTCGGCGACGGCAGCGTGGTGACCGCGGGGTACGTGGTCGGCTGCGACGGCGGGCGGAGCGTCACCCGCAAACAGATGGGGGTCGGCTTCGAGGGGACCACCTCGCCGACCCGCTGGCTCGTGGTCGACCTGGCCTCGGACCCGCTCGGGCACCCCAATATCGAGGTCGGCGCCGATCCCACCCGGCCCAATGTCTCGGTCTCCATCGCGCACGGCATCCGGCGCTTCGAGTTCATGATCCACGACGACGAGCCGGACGAGCTCGCCGAGGATCCCGCCTTCTTCCAGCGGATGGTGGCCTCCTTCGTGCCGTACCCGGAGCGGCTGGAGGTGATCCGGCGCCGGGTCTACACGCACCACTCCCGGATCGCGGACACCTTCCGGAAGGGGCGGCTGCTGCTGGCGGGCGACGCCGCGCACCTGATGCCGGTGTGGCAGGGCCAGGGGTACAACAGCGGCATCAGGGACGCCGCCAACCTGGGCTGGAAGCTCGCCGCGGTGGCGACCGGCAGGGCCGGGGATGCCCTGCTGGACAGCTACGACACCGAGCGCCGCAAGCACGCCCGCGCCATGATCGACCTCTCCACGCTGGTCGGGAAGGTGATCTCGCCGACCGGCAAGCGGGTGACCGCGGCGCGCGACGTGCTGGTGCGCGCGGCCGCCGCGATCCCGCCGGTGAAGTCGTACGTGCTCGGCATGCGGTTCAAGCCGATGCCGCGGTACGACACCGGCGCGGTGGTGCACACCTGGTCGCGCTCGCCGAAATCCGCCGTCGGGACGCTCTTCGTGCAGCCCCGGGTCGACACCCGCGAGCGCGCCGACGTGCTCCTCGACGACGTGCTCGGGCCGTGGTTCGCGGTGCTGTTCTGGAACAACCGGCCGCGCGAGGTGCTCGGGGAGCGGGAGTTCGCGCGCTGGAAGGCGCTCGGCGCGGTCTTCGTCGCGGCGCGGCCCTCCTGCCAGCTGCACTGGCCCGACCACGACGACCCGGACGTGCTGATCGTCGGCGACCGCACCGGCGGGCTCAAGCGCTGGTTCGACGGGCACCTGGACTCGGTGCTCTTCCTGCGCCCCGACCGCTGCATCGCGGGCGCCTCGCCCGCGCAGTACGCGCCGGAGGTCGGCGCCGCGCTGGCCGACGCGCTCGCGCTCGACCCGGAGGGGGAGCACGATGCCGCTGGCCGTGTGCTGCGTCTCGCATAGCCCCCTGCTCGAACTGCCGGGTCCGGGCCGCGAGCTGCTCGACGATGTCGAGGGGGCGCTGGAGCGGGCCGCCTGGTTCGTCCGGGAGTTCGATCCCGAACTGGTGCTGACCTTCTCGCCGGACCACTACAACGGGTTCTTCTACCGGACCATGCCCGCCTTCTGCGTCGGCACCGCGGCGAGCGGGGTCGGCGACTACGGGAGTTACGCCGGGCCGCTGGACGTCCCCGCCGAACTCGCCACCGAGCTGGCCGAGGCGGTGCTCGCCGACGGCGTCGACGTCGCGGTGTCGGTGGCCATGGAGGTGGACCACGGCACCGTGCAGCCGCTGAGCAGGCTGCTCGGCTCGGCCACCGCGCTGCCGGTGATCCCGATCTTCGTCAACGCGGTCGGGGTGCCGCTCGGGCCGCTGCACCGGGCCGCCGCGCTGGGGGCGGCGGCCGGGCGGTTCGTCGCCGGGCTCGGCAAGCGGGTGCTGATCGTCGGCTCCGGCGGGCTTTCGCACGATCCGCCGGTGCCCGCGCTGGCCACCGCCGCCGGGCCGGTGCGCGAGCGCATCGTGCACGGTGCGCCCATGTCGGCCGAGGCGCGGGCCGCCCGCCAGGAGCGGGTCGTCGCCGCCGCGCGCGAATTCGCCGCGGGGGAGGGGCCGTCCGCGCCGCTCGCACCCGAGTGGGACGCCCGATTCCTGGACGTGCTCGACCGCGGGGCTCTCGGGGAGCTCACCACCTGGGACAATGCCGAAATCACGCGTGCCGCGGGCAATTCCGCGCACGAGGTGCGCACCTGGGTCGCCGCCTTCGCCGCGCTCGCCACCCAGGGCCCCTACCGGGTGGCCGACCGCTACTACCGCGCCGCCCCCGAACTCATCGCGGGCTTCGCCGTCCGCACCGCGCTGCCGGAAGGGAGGTCGTCATGACCGAACCAGTGGAGAGAGCCGACGAGACCGTGGACGTACTCGTCGTCGGCTCCGGCGGCGGCGGTCTGACCGCCGCACTCGCCGCCGAGGCCGCGGGGCTGAAGGTGCTCGTGGTCGAGAAGGCCGCGTACTACGGCGGCTCGACCGCGCTCTCCGGCGGCGGCATCTGGGTCCCGAACGCCCCGGCCCAGCACCGCGACGGCTTCGAACTCGACCCGGACAGCGTCGTCCAGTACCTGCGCACCATCACCGAGGGGCTGGTCACCGACGAGCGGCTGCGCGCCTACGTGCACCGGTCGCCGGAGATGATGGCCTTCCTGGAGAGCCGCAGCCGCTGGCTGGAGTTCGTCTGGAAGCCCGGCTACGCCGACTACTACCCGGAGCTCCCCGGCGGCTCCGACCAGGGCAGCACCATCAACGTCCCGCCGATCGACCTGCGCGAGCTCGGCCCGGACGAGGAGCTGCTGCTCAAGCCGCTCGCGCTGGCGCCGAAGGGCATCTGGCTCGGCCCCAAGGACCTGCGGCTCTTCTACCAGGTCCGGCAGCACTGGCGCGGCAAGGCGGTGCTGGTCAAGCTGCTGTGGCGCAAGTTCCGCGCGCACGTCTTCGGCGACCGGATCGCCGCCATCGGCCAGTCGCTGGTCGCCCGGCTCCGGCTGGCGCTGCGCGAGCACGACATCCCGCTCTGGCTGAACGCCCCGATGACCGAGCTGACCACCGGCCCGGACGGCGAGGTCACCGGCGCGGTGGTCGAGCGCGACGGGGTGCCGGTGCGGATCCGCGCCGAGCGCGGCGTCATCCTCGCCACCGGCGGCTTCGACCACGACATGGAGTGGCGCAGGCGCGAGGAGCCGCTCATCGACGAGGACTGGAGCTTCGGCAACCCGCTCGCCACCGGCGACGGCATCCGCGCGGCCGAGAAGGTCGGCGCCGCCACCGATCTGATGGACGAGTCCTGGTGGTTCCCCTCCATCCAGTGGCCGGACGGCCGGATGCAGTTCCTGCTCAACGAGCGGATGATGCCCGCCCAGTTCATCGTCAACGGCAACGGCGAGCGGTACATCAACGAGGCGGCGCCGTACATGGACTTCGGCCACGCCATGCTGGCCGGCCAGCGGACCGGCGTCGACCACATCCCGAGCTGGCTGATCACCGACCACCGCTCGTGGAACCGCTACGTCGTCGCCGGGCACCTCCCGCTGCCGAAGATCCCGTTCGCGCCGGTCCCCACCGGGCGCAAGATTCCGCAGGCGTGGCTGGACTCCGGCGTCGTGGTCGCGGCGAACTCCATCGAGGAGCTGGCCGCGAAGATCGGCGTGCCGCCGGAGCGGCTGCGCGCCACCGCCGACCGCTTCAACGAGCTCGCGAACTCGGGCCACGACGACGACTTCGACCGCGGCGACAGCGTCTACGACAACTACTACGGCGACCCCACCCTGCCCAACCCCAACCTGGCCCCGCTGCGCAAACCCCCGTACTACGCCTTCCGCATGGTGCTCGGCGACCTCGGTACCTCCGGCGGGCTGCGCACCGACGAGCACGCCCGCGTCCTGCGCCCCGACGGCAGCGTCGTCCCCGGCCTCTACGCCACCGGCAACACCGCGGCGCCGGTCATGGGCCGCTCCTACGCGGGCGCCGGCGCCACCATCGGCCCGGCCATGACCTTCGGCTACATCGCCGCCGAACACCTCACCGGGGCGGGCAGATGACGATCGGTGAGCTGTGGCGCTACGACGGCCGCCGCGCCGTCGTCACCGGCTGCGCCTCGGGGATCGGCGCACAGGTTGCGCGGCAGGTGCGCGAGCTGGGCGGCACCGTGATCGGCCTCGACCTCGCCGAACCGGCCACCGAGCTGGACGGCTTCCACCGCGTGGACATGGCCGACCCCGCCGCCATCGACGCGGCCGTCGCCGAGCTGGGCCCGGTGGACGCGCTGTTCAACGTCGCGGGCGTCTCCTCCGGCATCGGCGACCCGCCGAAGGTCGTCGCCATCAACTTCCTCGGCCTGCGCCACCTCACCGAGGCCCTGCTGCCGGGGCTGCGGCAGGGCGCGACCATCGCCAGCGTCTCCTCCCTGGCCGCCGCGAACTGGCTCGAGCACCGCGCCCAGACCACCGGGCTGCTCGACACCGAGGACTTCGAGGCCGGACAAGCCTGGTGCGCGGCCAACCCCGAGGCGCTCGAGGACGGCGGCTACCGCCTGTCGAAGGAAGCGATCATCCACTACACCGCCCGCGCCGCCGCCCCGCTCGGCGCGCGCGGCATCCGCGTCAACTGCACCGGCCCGGGCGTCACCGAGACCCCGATCCTGGACCAGCTGCGCACCGCCTACGGCGACCAGTACCTCGACACCATCCCGAAGCCGCTCGACGGCCGCGTCTCGGACCCGGCCGAGCAGGCGGCGGTGCTGGTGTTTCTCAACAGCGCGGCGGCGAGCTATGTGACCGGCCAGGTGATCTGGGTGGATGGCGGCAACGTTGCAGGACGCCTTGCATGAAAACCTCGGAAGGACAACGACAGTGGCAAGCTTGACCGATTTCCGGAAGCTCGGCGACGAGGTTCGAAACTGGGGCCGGTGGGGCGCCGCCGACGAACTCGGCACGCTCAACTTCATCACCCCGGAGAAGGTGGCCCAGGCCGCCGGGCTGGTGCGGCACGGGAAGGTGTTCCCGCTCGGCGTCGACTTCGGCTCCTCCGGCCCGCAGGGCGCCTTCAAGTTCCGGCACAACCCGGTGCACGTGATGACCGTGGACGGCGGCGACGTCACCGCGCTCACCGAGTACGGCCCGAAGTGGCTGCGCAACAGCGTCGGCGCCGAGGTCGCGGGGTTCTTCGCGGACAATCCGTTCCGCTTCAACGACGACATGATCATCATGCCGCTGCAGGCCGCCACCCAGTGGGACGCGCTCTCGCACGTCTACTACGACGAGAAGCTCTACAACGGCTTCCCGGCCGCCTCGGTGACCAGCTTCGGCGCCTTCCACTGCGGCATCGACAAGGTGGACGGCAAGGGCATCACCAGCCGCGGCGTCCTGCTCGACCTGGTGAAGCACCGCGGCGCCGACACCTGGCTGCCCGGCGGCGAGCCGATCACCCCGGACGAGCTGGACGAGGTCGCCAAGCGGCAGGGCGTCGAGGTCGGCCGCGGCGACATCGTGCTGGTGCGCACCGGCTGGTGGGCCCGGTTCGAGGAGGCCGGCGACGGCGCCGAGCCCTACTCCGGGCTGGACTGGCGCTGCGCCAAGTGGCTGCACGAGCGCGAGGTCGCCGCGGTGGCCGCGGACAACCTCATGGTCGAGGACCCGGTCTCCGGCGTCGAGGGCACCTTCCTGCCCATGCACATGCTCTGCCTGCGCGACATGGGGCTGATGCTCGGCGAGTACTGGGACCTGACCGCGCTCGCCGCGGACTGCGCCGCCGACGGCGTCTACGAGTTCCAGCTGGTCGCCCCGCCACTGCGGGTGGTCGGCGCGGTCGGCTCCCCGCTGAATCCCATCGCCATCAAGTAGATGAAGGAGGTAGCGGCCATGACCGCGAGCACCACCCCGGTGACCACCGGAGCGCACCGCGCCGACGGCCGCCCCTTCGTGGTCGGGATCGGCGGCACGCTGCGCGCCGGGTCGTCGACCGAGCGCGCGCTGCGGCACTGCCTGGCCGCGGTCGAGCGCAACGGCGGCGAGACCGCGCTCTTCGCCGGCCCCGACATCGACCTGCCCATGTACAGCCCGCACGACCCCGCGCGCACCGCCGAGGCGGCCGCGCTGGTGACGGCGCTGCGCCGGGCCGACGCGGTGGTGATCGCCTCGCCCGGCTACCACGGCGGCGTCTCCGGGCTGGTCAAGAACGCGCTCGACTACATCGAGGACCTGCGCGGCGACCCGGTCGTCTACCTGGACAACAAGCCGCTCGGCTGCATCACCTGCGCCTACGGCTGGCAGGCCGCGGTCGGCACGCTCGGGCAGCTGCGGGTGATCGGGCACGCGCTGCGCGCCTGGCCAACCCCGCTCGGCGTCGCCATCAACTCCGCCGAGCCGGTCTGGGATGCCGCGGGCGAGCTGGTCGACGAGACGGTGCGCGGCCAGCTCGAGCTGCTCGCCACCCAGCTGCTCGCCTTCGCGGGGAGCCGCGCGTGATCGCCGAGCGCAGGACCCTGCTGGTGGACGGTGCCCGCACCAGCTATCTGGAGGCGGGCGCCGGTGAGCCGGTGGTGCTGCTGCACGGCGGCGAGTTCGGCGCCGGCGCCGAGGTGGGCTGGGAGTTCACCGTGAACGCGCTGGCCAGGCGGTACCGGGTGCTCGCCCCGGACATGCTCGGCTTCGGCGAGTCCGCCAAGGTGGTCGACTTCACCGACGGCCGCGGGCTGCGGATCCGGCACATCGCGCGCTTCCTCGCGCTGCTCGGCATCGAGTCGGCGCACTTCGTCGGCAACTCCATGGGCGCGATCAACCTGCTCGCCGACGCCACCGCCGAGCGGCCGAAGCTGCCGCTGCGCAGCCTGGTGGCGATCTGCGGCGGCGGCGAGATCCAGCGCAACGAGCACATGGCCGCGCTCTACGACTACGACGGCTCGCTGCCCGGCATGCGCCGGATCGTGACGGCGCTCTTCCACGGCGGCTCCTACCCCGCCGACGAGGGGTATGTGCGCCGTCGGTACGAATCCAGCATCGCGCCGGGTGCGTGGGAGGCGCTGGCGGCGGCCCGGTTCCGGCGTCCGGGGCTGGAGCCGCCCGCCGCGCCGTCCACCGAGCGCGCCTACCACCGCATCGGGGTTCCGGTGCTCGTGGTCGAGGGCGGCGCGGACAAGCTGCTTCCCCCCGGCTGGGCGGCCGAGCTCGCCGCGCTGCTCCCGGACGGCCGCTCCGCGGTGGTGCCAGGCGCCGGGCACTGCCCGCAGATCGAGCGGCCGGAGATCGTGAACGCGCTGCTCCTGGACTTCCTCGCGAACTGCGCGAAGACCGACTCCCGGAAGGAGATCTCGGCATGAGCGAATCAGGCCAGGAAGCGGAGAATGGCCACGGCGGGTCTTCGCTCGTGCCGGATGGTCGCGGCACGGGCGATCTGGCGGGCAAGGTCGCCGTGGTCACCGGGGGAGCGGCCGGGATCGGCCGGGCCGTGGTGGCGCGGTTCGTGGCCGAGGGCGCGCGGGTGGTCGTCGGCGACCTGGACCCCGAGCGCGGGGCCGAGTCGATCGCCGGGCTCGGCGCGGCCGCGGTATTCCAGACCACCGACGTCTCCGACCCCGAGCAGGTGGAGGCGCTGGTCCGCAGGGCGACAACCGATTTCGGCGCCCTGCACATCATGGTGAACAACGCGGGCATCTCCGGCCGGATGCACAAGAGCATCCTGCACGACGACCTGGCCGACTTCCACCGCGTGCTCGGCGTGAACCTGCTCGGCGTCATGGCGGGCACCAGGCACGCCGCGCGGCACATGGCCGAGCACGGCGGCGGCTCGATCATCAACCTCTCCTCGATCGGCGGCATCCAGGCGGGCGGCGGCGTGCAGACCTACCGCGCCTCCAAGGCCGCGGTGATCCACTACACCCACTCCGCCGCGATCGAGCTGGCGCAGTTCGACATCCGGGTGAACTGCCTGGCGCCGGGCAATATCCCGACCTCGCTGCTCTCCTCGTCCGGCAGCGGCATGTCCGACGCGGCGCGGGAGAAATTCACCCGGCTGGCCCGCGAGGCCATGCACAACGACCGCCCGCTGCGCCGCGACGGGACGCCGGAGGACGTGGCGGAGGCCGCCGTCTATCTGGCGAGCGAACGCGCTCGCTACGTCACCGGGACGGTGCTGCCGATCGACGGCGGCACCCGCGCGGGCAAGCCCCTGGCCAAGCAGTTCGACAAGGCAGCCGCGCGCTGACCCCCGAGGGAGAGAACCAATGAAAGTCACCGTCGATCAGATCAAGTGCGTCGCGGCCGGGCACTGCGTGATGCACGCGGAGGAGGTCTTCGACCAGCGCGACGACGACGGCATCGTCGAACTGCTCGATCCGAACCCGCCCGAAGAGCTCGCCGACGAGGTGCGCCAGGCGGCGGCGGTCTGCCCCGCCATGGCGATCCACGTCGAGGAATGAATTCCCCCACCCTCCAGGAGTGAACCGTGACCGAAACAGCCACCAGCAGCGTGACCGCGGAGGTGCCCGAGTACCCGATGGTGCGCTCCGCCGGCTGCCCCTTCGCCCCGCCCGAGCAGGCCCTGAGCATGGGGCGGGCCCGCCCGCTGAACCGGGTGCGGATCTGGGACGGCAGCACGCCGTGGCTGGTCACCGGCCACGCCGAGTTCAAGGAGCTGATGTCGGACCCGCGGGTCAGCGTGAACGACAAGGTGCCCGGCTTCCCGTACTGGAACGAGGGCATGAAGGCGATCAAGGACTCCAGGCCGAAATCGCTCTTCACCACCGACGGCGAGGAGCACCAGCGCTACCGCCGGATGCTCACCAAGCCGTTCACCTTCAAGCGGGTCAAGCAGCTCCGCGACGTGATCCAGCAGGTCACCGACGAGCACATCGACGCCATGCTGGCCGGGCCGCAGCCCGCCGACCTGGTCGCGGCGCTGGCCCTGCCGGTGCCGACGCTGATGATCAGCGAGATGCTCGGCGTCCCCTACGCCGACCACGAGTTCTTCCAGCAGCACGCCAGCGCCAACGTCGACCGCTTCGCCACCAAGGAGCAGGCCGAGGCCGGGCGCAGCACCCTGGCCCGCTACCTGGTCGAGCTGGTGAAGCAGAAGCTGGAGGAGCCGGCCGAGGACGCGCTCTCCGACATCGCCGAGCGGGTGCGGGCCGGCGAGATCGATATGCGCGAGGCCGCCCAGCTCGGCACCGGGCTGCTCATCGCCGGCCACGAGACCAGCGCGAACATGATCTCGCTCGGCGTCCTCGCGCTGCTGCACAATCCGGAGCAGTGGGAGCTGCTGCGCACCAGCGACGACCCGAAGCTGGTCGCGAGCGCGGTCGAGGAGCTGCTGCGCTACCTCAGCGTCATCCAGAACGGGCAGCGCCGGGTGGCGCTGGAGGACATCGAGATCGCGGGTGTCACGGTCCGGGCGGGCGAGGGGATGATCTTCGACCTGGCCCCGGCGAACTGGGACGAGAAGGCATGGGAGCAGCCGGAGCGGCTCGATATCACCCGGCCCGCGCTGCAGCACGTCGGCTTCGGCTTCGGGCCGCACCAGTGCGTCGGGCAGCAGCTGGCCAGGGCCGAGCTGCAGATCGTCTTCGGCACGCTGGCGCGGCGGATTCCCACACTGCGCCTTGCGATTCCGTTCGAGGAGGTCGAGTTCAAGCACGACCGGCTCGCCTTCGGCGTCTATGCGCTGCCGGTCGCCTGGTAGGGACGGCGGAGCGGCGCGCACGTGTTGTGCGCCACTGCGCGTCACCGTACAATGCGCCGCCGCGCCGAGTATAGTGCCCTGATGCACACCAGTGAGGAGCAGCAGCCCGCTTGGAAGGCGCGTGCCGTGGAGCGGTCGCTGCGCACCGCGACGCAGCGGGCGGGCGACCGGGTGCAGAAGTTCCTGGACGCCGCGCAGGCCATCATCACCGAGAAGGGGAGCACCGACTTCACGGTGCAGGAGGTGGTCGACCGCTCCCGGCAGTCGTTGCGCAGCTTCTACCTGCAATTCGACGGCAAGCACGAGCTGCTGCTCGCGCTCTACGAGGACGCGGTCGGCCGCACCGCCGCGCAGATCAGGGCCGCCACCGGCACCGCCGACGACCCGGTGGCGAAGCTGCGCACCGCCGTCGAGCTGCTGTTCCAGCTCTGCCGTCCGGACCCGGAGGCGCGGCGCCCGCTCTTCACCGAGTTCGCGCCGCAGCTGATCGGCTCGCACCCGAACGCGGTGCGCTCGGCGCACACGGCGCTGTTCACGCTCTTCGCCGACCTGCTCGTCGAGGCGCAGGAGGCGGGCGCGCTCGTGCCCGACGGCAACCCGCGCAGGCTGGCCGCGCTGACCATGCAGACGGTCATGTTCATCGCGCAGCCGTCGGACACCGACGGCGATCCCGACCCGATCACCGCCGACGAGGTCTGGCGCTTCTGCGCGCACGGCATCGCCGCCCGCTGATCTCCCCGCTCCCCAGAGGCCCCGGTTCGCCGGGGCCTTTTCGTTTCTCTCCGAACCGCGAGAGAATGCGACTCTCGTCATTAGAGAAGGTGCGTTACACTGGCGTTCGCTGTTCTCCAGAGAGGCGAATCCCTGTGACCACCAGTGCGGCCAGCGACGTGTACTACGACCCGTACGACGTCGAGCTCAACGCGGACCCCTTCCCGATGTTCAAGCGGCTGCGCGACCAGCTGCCGCTCTACTACAACGAGAAGCACGATTTCTACGCCATCAGCCGATGGGCGGACGTCAACGCGGCACTGATCGACCACGCCACCTACAGCTCCGCCAAGGGTGCGATCATCGAGTTGATCAAGGCCGACATCGAGATCCCGCCCGGCGTGGTGATCTTCGAGGATCCGCCGATCCACGACATCCACCGCGGGCTGCTGTCCCGGATGTTCACCCCGCGCAAGATCCAGGCGCTGGAGGCACAGATCCGGCAGTACTGCGTGGACAGCCTGGAGCCGCACGTCGGCACCGGCAAGCTCGACTTCATCGCCGACATCGGCGCGCAGATGCCGATGCGCACCATCGGCCTGCTGCTCGGCATCCCGGAGCAGGACCAGGAGGCCATCCGGGACTTCGCCAACGAGCAGATGCGCACCGAGGAGGGCAAGCCGATGAAGGCGGCCTCCGAGGGCATGGACACCGGCGACATCTTCTCCGCCTACATCGACTGGCGGGTGGAGAACCCCGCCGACGACATCATGACCGAGCTGCTCAACGTCGAGTTCGAGGACCACACCGGGCAGTGGCGCAAGCTCACCCGCACCGAGCTGCTCACCTACGTGAACGTCGTCTCCGGCGCGGGCAACGAGACCACCACCCGGCTCATCGGCTGGGCCGGGCGGGTGCTCGCCGACCACCCGGACCAGCGCCGCAGGCTGGTCGAGAACCCGAAGCTCATTCCCAAGGCCGTCGAGGAGCTGCTGCGCTTCCAGCCGCCAGCCCCGCACGTCGCGCGCTACGTCACCCGCGACGTCGAGCTGCACGGGCAGACCGTGCCGGCGGGCAGCGCCATGATGATGCTGATCGGCGCCGCCAACCGCGACGAGCGGCAGTTCGCGCCCGACGGTGACGTCTTCGACATCGACCGGGATACCCGTGGGCACCTGTCGTTCAGCGTCGGCACGCACTTCTGCCTCGGCTCCGCGCTGGCGCGGTTGGAGGGGCGGATCGCGCTCGAGGAGATCCTGAAGCGGTTCCCGGAGTGGGAGGTGGACTCGAGCGCCGCCCGGCTCTCGCCCACCTCCACCGTGCGCGGGTGGGAGACGCTGCCCACCTTCACCCGCTGAAGGGTCCCGCCTTCGCGAACAGCGCGGTGCGGCGGATCGTTGCCGGTATCGCAGCCTGCGGTGTGCGCCGCGCGAGGGTGCGGTGCGCGTGGCGTGCGGGACTTCGGCGTCATACCGTGCAGCGCGCGCCGGGCTCCGGGGTTCGCAGCTCGATCAGGTAGGCGGCGACGGCGTCGTTGACGCATCGGCTGGTGCCGCCGAGCGCCACCGTGTGCTGCTCTGCCTCCACCGTGAGCAGCGCGCCGCCGAGGGTGTTCGCGAGGCTCACGCCGCCGTCGTAGGGGGTGGTGGGGTCGCCGGTGATGGCGATGGTCAGGGTGGGCGGGAGGTTCTCGATGCCGGTGGCGTAGGGGTAGCCGAGGGTGGGTTCGGCGGGCCAGGATTCGCAGGGGTCGCGGGCGCCGTCGGGGCCGAGGCCGGTATCGAGGAACGGGGCCACCTGCTGAATTCGGCCCTTCAGCTCGACCTCCTGCTCCGGGGTGTGCCGCTGTTCATCGAGGCAGTTGATGGCGAAGAGCGCCTCGGTGAAGTTGCCGTAGCGGCCGTCCGCGCCGCGGCCGCCGAACGCGTCGCCGAGCGCGGCCAGGGTGGTGCCCTCGCCGGCGCGGAGTTCGGTGAGCCCCTTCCAGATCACCGGCCAGGCCCTGGCGTCGTAGAGCCCGGCGACCACGCTGCCGACGGCGCCGTCGTACTCCATCGGGCGGCCGTCCGCGAGGGTGATCGGGCGCTCGATGAGTGGCCGGGTCAGTGCCTGGAAGGCGGCGGTGGCCTGGGCGGGATCGGGGCCGAGCGGGCAGTCCGGGGTGGCGGCGCAGGCGGTGGCCATCACGTCGAAGGAGCGCTGGAACCCGGCGTACTGGGTGAGCCTGCGCTCGTCGGTGCCCTTCAGCGGGTCGATCGCGCTGTCCAGGACGAGCGCGCGCACCCGCTCCGGGAAGGTCTCGGCGTAGACCGCGCCGAGCCGGGTGCCGTAGCTCTGGCCGAGGAAGTTCAGCTTCTCGTCGCCGAGCGCGGCACGCAGAATGTCCATGTCGCGCACGGCATCCCTGGTCCCGAGGTGTGCCAGGACGTCCTCCCCGCCGGAGCCTGCGGCGCAGCGCTCGACCACCCGGCGGGTGTCGTCCGCGGTGAGCGTCTTCGGGCCGATCAGCACCGAGGTGATCGCCTGCCCGGCGTCGATCTCGGCGTCGGTGAAGCAATCCACCGCCGGGGCCGAGGCCCCGACCCCGCGCGGGTCGAAGCCGATCAGGTCGAAGCGCTCGGTCACCGGGCTCTGCGCCAGCGTCTGCGCGCCGACCGCGGCCATGCTCATGCCGGGGCCGCCCGGCCCGCCGGGGTTGAGCAG is a window encoding:
- a CDS encoding SDR family NAD(P)-dependent oxidoreductase — its product is MSESGQEAENGHGGSSLVPDGRGTGDLAGKVAVVTGGAAGIGRAVVARFVAEGARVVVGDLDPERGAESIAGLGAAAVFQTTDVSDPEQVEALVRRATTDFGALHIMVNNAGISGRMHKSILHDDLADFHRVLGVNLLGVMAGTRHAARHMAEHGGGSIINLSSIGGIQAGGGVQTYRASKAAVIHYTHSAAIELAQFDIRVNCLAPGNIPTSLLSSSGSGMSDAAREKFTRLAREAMHNDRPLRRDGTPEDVAEAAVYLASERARYVTGTVLPIDGGTRAGKPLAKQFDKAAAR
- a CDS encoding ferredoxin, encoding MKVTVDQIKCVAAGHCVMHAEEVFDQRDDDGIVELLDPNPPEELADEVRQAAAVCPAMAIHVEE
- a CDS encoding cytochrome P450; translated protein: MTETATSSVTAEVPEYPMVRSAGCPFAPPEQALSMGRARPLNRVRIWDGSTPWLVTGHAEFKELMSDPRVSVNDKVPGFPYWNEGMKAIKDSRPKSLFTTDGEEHQRYRRMLTKPFTFKRVKQLRDVIQQVTDEHIDAMLAGPQPADLVAALALPVPTLMISEMLGVPYADHEFFQQHASANVDRFATKEQAEAGRSTLARYLVELVKQKLEEPAEDALSDIAERVRAGEIDMREAAQLGTGLLIAGHETSANMISLGVLALLHNPEQWELLRTSDDPKLVASAVEELLRYLSVIQNGQRRVALEDIEIAGVTVRAGEGMIFDLAPANWDEKAWEQPERLDITRPALQHVGFGFGPHQCVGQQLARAELQIVFGTLARRIPTLRLAIPFEEVEFKHDRLAFGVYALPVAW
- a CDS encoding TetR/AcrR family transcriptional regulator; protein product: MHTSEEQQPAWKARAVERSLRTATQRAGDRVQKFLDAAQAIITEKGSTDFTVQEVVDRSRQSLRSFYLQFDGKHELLLALYEDAVGRTAAQIRAATGTADDPVAKLRTAVELLFQLCRPDPEARRPLFTEFAPQLIGSHPNAVRSAHTALFTLFADLLVEAQEAGALVPDGNPRRLAALTMQTVMFIAQPSDTDGDPDPITADEVWRFCAHGIAAR
- a CDS encoding cytochrome P450 — translated: MTTSAASDVYYDPYDVELNADPFPMFKRLRDQLPLYYNEKHDFYAISRWADVNAALIDHATYSSAKGAIIELIKADIEIPPGVVIFEDPPIHDIHRGLLSRMFTPRKIQALEAQIRQYCVDSLEPHVGTGKLDFIADIGAQMPMRTIGLLLGIPEQDQEAIRDFANEQMRTEEGKPMKAASEGMDTGDIFSAYIDWRVENPADDIMTELLNVEFEDHTGQWRKLTRTELLTYVNVVSGAGNETTTRLIGWAGRVLADHPDQRRRLVENPKLIPKAVEELLRFQPPAPHVARYVTRDVELHGQTVPAGSAMMMLIGAANRDERQFAPDGDVFDIDRDTRGHLSFSVGTHFCLGSALARLEGRIALEEILKRFPEWEVDSSAARLSPTSTVRGWETLPTFTR
- a CDS encoding alpha/beta fold hydrolase gives rise to the protein MRKFALLATLPLLLGLAACSADAPPDLDRFYGQQLTFGPCAGYATTAADEQAFAGDPALQCARLEVPLDHTDPDGRTLSIAVLKAPARGERLGSLLLNPGGPGGPGMSMAAVGAQTLAQSPVTERFDLIGFDPRGVGASAPAVDCFTDAEIDAGQAITSVLIGPKTLTADDTRRVVERCAAGSGGEDVLAHLGTRDAVRDMDILRAALGDEKLNFLGQSYGTRLGAVYAETFPERVRALVLDSAIDPLKGTDERRLTQYAGFQRSFDVMATACAATPDCPLGPDPAQATAAFQALTRPLIERPITLADGRPMEYDGAVGSVVAGLYDARAWPVIWKGLTELRAGEGTTLAALGDAFGGRGADGRYGNFTEALFAINCLDEQRHTPEQEVELKGRIQQVAPFLDTGLGPDGARDPCESWPAEPTLGYPYATGIENLPPTLTIAITGDPTTPYDGGVSLANTLGGALLTVEAEQHTVALGGTSRCVNDAVAAYLIELRTPEPGARCTV